The following proteins come from a genomic window of Malus sylvestris chromosome 4, drMalSylv7.2, whole genome shotgun sequence:
- the LOC126618477 gene encoding uncharacterized protein LOC126618477 isoform X1, which translates to MGGKCPHRSVKKRRYSHKTHRRAKFEIKGDDMVYDGLKKAEKGAKPLPQDQDLPGMGQYYCLHCDRYFNNALVRDDHFKTKRHKKRVKIMMGDAPHTQLDADLAAGMGMPDDGPKLMSF; encoded by the exons ATGGGAGGCAAGTGCCCGCATAGAAGCGTCAAGAAACGAAGATACTCTCACAAGACTCACCGCCGCGCCaaatttgaaatcaaag GTGACGACATGGTGTATGATGGTCTGAAGAAGGCAGAGAAGGGGGCGAAGCCACTGCCTCAGGATCAGGACCTTCCTGGGATGGGCCAATACTACTGCCTACACTGCGA CCGATATTTTAACAATGCGCTGGTGAGGGACGATCATTTCAAGACAAAGCGTCACAAGAAGCGTGTGAAGATAATGATGGGGGATGCACCTCACACTCAGCTGGACGCTGATTTAGCTGCTGGGATGGGTATGCCAGATGATGGTCCCAAGCTTATGTCTTTTTGA
- the LOC126618477 gene encoding uncharacterized protein LOC126618477 isoform X2: protein MGGKCPHRSVKKRRYSHKTHRRAKFEIKDIDMVYDGLKKAEKGAKPLPQDQDLPGMGQYYCLHCDRYFNNALVRDDHFKTKRHKKRVKIMMGDAPHTQLDADLAAGMGMPDDGPKLMSF, encoded by the exons ATGGGAGGCAAGTGCCCGCATAGAAGCGTCAAGAAACGAAGATACTCTCACAAGACTCACCGCCGCGCCaaatttgaaatcaaagatatc GACATGGTGTATGATGGTCTGAAGAAGGCAGAGAAGGGGGCGAAGCCACTGCCTCAGGATCAGGACCTTCCTGGGATGGGCCAATACTACTGCCTACACTGCGA CCGATATTTTAACAATGCGCTGGTGAGGGACGATCATTTCAAGACAAAGCGTCACAAGAAGCGTGTGAAGATAATGATGGGGGATGCACCTCACACTCAGCTGGACGCTGATTTAGCTGCTGGGATGGGTATGCCAGATGATGGTCCCAAGCTTATGTCTTTTTGA